The Catellicoccus marimammalium M35/04/3 genome has a segment encoding these proteins:
- a CDS encoding DUF4811 domain-containing protein — MVNLVILFLSVIGFFLFFTAMKPTKLHQGLGIVCLLLFLGSLTFAILNEAYHYGMKEVETTTKVPLAKDTKMKNIVFVQSVGTKKEESVVVYPTKKGIEKTAPDAEVKNHIVKESGKEAFLEQKTTYWDYNNDVIRFFFHFPQKEREVTKIQNEFYIPSSWHVMEK, encoded by the coding sequence ATGGTTAATTTAGTCATTTTATTTTTAAGTGTGATTGGATTCTTTCTATTCTTTACCGCAATGAAGCCAACAAAACTTCATCAAGGATTAGGAATAGTCTGCCTACTTTTATTCTTAGGGAGCTTGACCTTTGCGATTTTAAATGAGGCTTATCATTACGGGATGAAAGAGGTAGAAACGACAACAAAGGTACCATTGGCTAAAGATACAAAGATGAAAAATATCGTCTTTGTACAATCTGTAGGTACGAAAAAAGAAGAGTCTGTAGTCGTTTATCCAACAAAAAAAGGAATTGAAAAAACAGCTCCTGATGCGGAAGTAAAAAATCATATTGTAAAAGAAAGCGGAAAAGAAGCCTTCTTAGAACAAAAGACAACGTATTGGGATTATAATAACGACGTTATTCGTTTCTTCTTCCATTTCCCTCAAAAAGAACGAGAAGTGACAAAAATTCAAAATGAGTTTTACATTCCAAGTTCCTGGCATGTAATGGAAAAATAA